A single window of Hippocampus zosterae strain Florida chromosome 15, ASM2543408v3, whole genome shotgun sequence DNA harbors:
- the LOC127616393 gene encoding nucleoprotein TPR-like isoform X5 — MAAALLRVLERAELNKLTKGVQNKLEKFVTELQNANEALRTQQERFKADSEQQYFDIDKKLGESQEQILSATRDLQTLKEENKKLNEELSALKGIDADTPEDKTQQQQYKSKYEIEAEKKELARLLEKRTQEVENLTEDVKRLNEKLMETNKVKMELQLKLDEIQSSEASVQHREKRMEQEKELLDQKIEWLSAELKTKTEELLSSNRETGKEILELRSSLKSETEQVTRLESQLGSLKQSNENQHERAEDLNNKLKQAKDELSAMEEKYRNELNAHIKLSSLYKGVAAEMETKNQELNRAVEELGKLVKNTAEANKMLEKKASDAYEQKAHLEAELQEKIKKMEKDLENSVTKASGKYCCAPSLTEEQLESMCPSAAAIAAIVKPGMKFFDLYNAYSECEIRLQLEKQETRRVSKVLDEVIQEVESKAPVLKRQREEYETMQNSMASLWNKLEQARTEIYRLQKEKDEAKQQCDNLEKDKLRTERLLDDTSTQVCALLVELEEARGHQVTKDDGGSSNISGQVIRPQQISFRSVEELQTQNRSLLERLRKLEEENTMQQAHATSTRISELEAAVDKLQKEAEQLKEQRNQQKQLADSNARQRDMYKALLTQSTGGLNLPSQDFSPPAPTRLLAPVTRSTPQRAAAESAQTAQAKAALKQLHDAFTLYKKEKAENDRMLNDSHDRLERQLTEVRSSNARLTSQVEFSNKRYEMLQETVTAFRRENTALQDRNQKMSETVIRYEHIIHTMTQDLRQANEKLALEEVRVENLTKERDLLKQAESRLNREKEVMLAEQRNQNLLLTNLKTIQLTMEHTDADIRHRLNTKIENLETELASMKTRLEQEVAQRHTLGRNMDAQLVEAKKQLQTQNTLQQKTRELLKNSEQQVAELKAQLGSVSSEGTSTPVTRAATLRTPVRVRSPVQTTQQPSLSELAEVKSNLNAAEEQNSKLTEQLTNANATVEQYRAVVLTLEDSLKNEKELRFPVEMRLKESEDIQKQLENRILEVEKKNQQTQEERRKALDTLEKQVSDLQRSLKASQAEQQDALERAARAVVLEQNAIQESLLQTKQAGEAQAKYERELMLHAADVEVLKELKKALHQEAERKREIEEQLNKSNSLLEEKTTGWTTLEKQLKDELARQSLRGEELGRQNALLHQQMDEMAARSRQPQHQLDFSFDEEGKTLEQIQEILRFVRKEKEIAVAQGEASEGEALRYKQRMEHQNRELKELQEALNAEREKLQAATKTLAQKEVQLNNMGDVNTLQETNKMLKMDREQLEQELQQAQAKVKKLESNISPLHESLHHLSDRNGSLQADKRLLEEDIKHLKAKVQQLVSQQKDGDVQEKQKVTAEREAQQKRISQLVEETAKLKTELARSSTSTNSAQSQAKSLRESVTRLTAERDALKKEVGTKNNDIIEKNKTISQVKKIGRRYKTQYEELKAQHDKLVEETSAKTQGETSPVQQELTKSQEELNKVKEELASLKESMQEAKNSKQELQNTQKENQQTKEKLQEIQNQLTLNQNQLTQTQAQLSQTQTQLQQSQKELQQAKTLTQQTQNQLKSAQCQAQARQSQIQRMQKELLQTKDTLQQNLTNHKKLQETHQQEINNLKSSLSQAESQVSQLQGQVDTLHKMMSAEQAENKRLQEQLQEVKQANEALIATQTIPDQNLSIHASDDHPATDANQPFQVELERLRQELSVSKNKEEKLRQQMADKEMKTKKAFVGAKAKINQLNSAKDNLSKEVEDLKQCKEELEVRMNAMKSQYEGRLLRLDRELRETQTHSEPREESQDQTGSKVGDQNRSGDQRQLSLKSPAQDRSSSSLSEPPTANIRPTPSAPSPSNKPSPSPASKSTPRASIRPMVTPATVPVPTPTATVMPTTQTESQEVLMTTGAAAHTVISSLSAPASIMQTSGTQATAFVQPTQQQQQAASPDVGSSVDTERPSTSSAIGGAPSSKRSREDDLEEDDIKPESSQAHSTAKKLRLRQTLGLQMEGDEEIEDLREEDERQDSPDNSQELPDDFPVIPDDDDIEAEGIESRESRGEKPETTGAEEEEEEGEEEEGEEEEDEEEEEEEEEEEEYKAEGAEEEEEDDDDDEEEEGDDASSAVMKREEESSEEDGNAEEDGEQPTGAEEDLSQGAPEPSRGSDAGSTGEAEAQREAVHVPPTSSPSTPSPSTSSLTLRLPQPRRPPHSLPPRLYIQPPASELGPPHTQRQSSQLRRPSVGRGPQLTPGIGSMQHFFDDDDRMVPSTPTLVVPHRTDGFAEAIHSPQVAGLSTRFRFGPPEDLLPQTTASHSDLGQLASQGGLGMYESPLFLAAHDEDGGGRSVPTTPLQVAAPVTVFTESLPSDSGDNMASQSVPMVTASTGMSTPGDDGDEVFMEQEEGPSAEASLDSRADMETAGQQSEDASLPSTSQDADSSTIFNTLCNSGGVTQRRVVTTQPVMSTPLGRGSRGRGEGRVLISRRGTLGRSRGGVGRGSSI, encoded by the exons ATGGCAGCCGCCCTGTTGCGAGTTCTGGAGCGGGCGGAGTTGAATAAGCTCACTAAAGGTGTCCAAAATAAACTGGAGAAGTTTGTAACGGAGCTCCAGAATGCTAACGAGGCTCTCAGGACCCAACAGGAGAGATTCAAAGCGGACAGTG AACAGCAGTACTTTGACATCGATAAGAAACTTGGGGAGAGTCAAGAACAGATCTTGTCTGCAACTCGAGACCTGCAGACACTCaaggaggaaaataaaaaactaa ATGAAGAGTTGAGTGCTCTGAAGGGAATTGACGCAGACACTCCTGAGGATAAAACTCAGCAGCAG CAGTACAAGTCAAAGTATGAGATTgaggcggaaaaaaaagaactggcgCGGCTGCTGGAGAAGAGAACGCAAGAGGTGGAGAACCTGACTG aAGATGTAAAGCGCCTGAATGAGAAACTGATGGAGACCAACAAAGTCAAGATGGAGTTGCAGTTGAAACTGGATGAGATCCAATCCTCTGAGGCCTCTGTGCAG CACCGGGAGAAGCGCATGGAGCAGGAAAAAGAACTGCTAGATCAGAAAATTGAGTGGTTATCTGCAGAACTGAAGACCAAAACTGAGGAATTGCTGAGCAGTAACAGAGAGACGGGCAAAGAAATCCTGGAGCTGCGGAGTAGCCTGAAAAGCGAGACTGAACAG GTGACCAGACTGGAAAGTCAACTCGGTTCTCTGAAGCAGTCCAATGAAAACCAACATGAACGAGCCGAAGACCTCAATAACAAACTGAAACAG GCTAAGGATGAACTGAGTGCCATGGAGGAGAAATACCGGAATGAGCTCAATGCCCATATCAAGTTGTCTTCTCTCTACAAG GGTGTAGCAGCAGAGATGGAAACTAAGAATCAAGAGCTGAACAGAGCAGTAGAAGAACTCGGCAAATTGGTGAAAAACACTGCTGAAG CTAACAAAATGCTGGAAAAGAAGGCGTCTGATGCATATGAGCAAAAGGCCCATTTGGAGGCCGAGCTTCAAGAGAAGATcaagaaaatggagaaagacTTGGAAAATTCTGTGACGAAGGCCTCCGGCAAATACTGTT GTGCGCCCTCATTGACTGAGGAGCAGCTGGAGTCCATGTGTCCATCTGCAGCCGCCATTGCTGCCATCGTTAAGCCTGGAATGAAATTCTTTGAC CTGTATAATGCATATTCCGAGTGTGAAATTCGGCTGCAACTGGAGAAGCAGGAGACCAGAAGGGTGAGCAAAGTGTTGGATGAGGTCATCCAGGAGGTGGAATCCAAAGCGCCTGTCCTCAAACGTCAACGGGAGGAGTACGAAACCATGCAGAATTCAATGGCCTCCCTGTGGAATAAACTGGAACAGGCTCGAACG GAGATCTACCGTTTACAGAAAGAGAAGGACGAGGCCAAGCAACAGTGTGACAATTTGGAGAAGGACAAGCTGAGGACAGAAAGACTGCTGGATGATACATCCACCCAA GTGTGTGCACTGCTAGTTGAACTTGAAGAAGCCCGAGGTCATCAGGTGACCAAAGACGATGGCGGTTCCTCGAATATTTCCGGCCAGGTCATCAGGCCGCAACAGATTTCCTTCCGCAGCGTGGAGGAGCTCCAGACGCAAAACAGAAGCCTGCTGGAAAGGCTGAGGAAGCTCGAGGAAGAGAACACAATGCAGCAAGCCCATGCAACATCTACACG TATCTCAGAGTTGGAGGCCGCTGTGGATAAACTTCAGAAGGAGGCAGAGCAGCTGAAAGAGCAGCGGAACCAACAGAAGCAACTTGCAGACTCCAACGCTAGGCAGAGAGACATGTACAAAGCCCTGCTAACGCAGAGCACCGGCGGCTTGAACCTGCCCTCTCAAG ATTTTTCGCCCCCTGCACCCACTCGGCTGTTAGCCCCAGTAACTCGGTCAACGCCTCAGAGAGCCGCTGCTGAGTCTGCACAAACCGCCCAGGCTAAAGCCGCATTAAAGCAG CTACATGATGCCTTCACCTTGTATAAGAAAGAGAAGGCAGAGAACGACAGAATGTTGAATGACTCTCATGACAGACTGGAGCGTCAGCTGACAGAGGTTCGCTCCAGTAATGCCAGACTGACTTCTCAAGTGGAGTTCAGCAACAAGAG GTATGAGATGCTCCAAGAGACCGTCACGGCGTTTCGTAGAGAGAACACAGCTCTCCAGGACAGGAACCAAAAAATGTCTGAGACAGTCATACGATATGAGCACATCATTCACACTATGACCCAGGACCTGCGGCAAGCTAATGAAAAACTGGCTCTTGAGGAG GTGCGTGTAGAGAACTTGACTAAAGAGAGAGACCTCTTAAAACAAGCAGAGAGTCGACTCAATCGAGAGAAAGAGGTCATGCTGGCAGAGCAACGGAACCAAAACCTACTACTCACCAACCTCAAGACCATACAG TTAACGATGGAACATACAGACGCAGATATCCGTCACCGACTCAACACTAAGATTGAGAATCTGGAAACAGAACTGGCCTCAATGAAGACTCGGCTGGAGCAGGAAGTAGCTCAGAGACATACCCTTGGACGCAATATGGAT GCTCAGTTGGTTGAAGCTAAAAAACAACTTCAGACTCAAAACACCTTGCAGCAGAAGACAAGAGAGTTGTTGAAGAATTCTGAGCAGCAGGTGGCGGAGCTGAAAGCTCAACTGGGTTCCGTCTCATCTGAGGGTACGAGCACTCCAGTAACCAGGGCAGCAACTCTTAGAACACCCGTCAGAG TGCGCTCTCCGGTTCAAACCACTCAGCAGCCCAGCCTGTCCGAGCTGGCAGAAGTCAAAAGTAATCTAAATGCTGCAGAGGAACAGAACAGCAAACTAACCGAGCAGCTGACAAATGCTAATGCCACTGTTGAGCAGTATAGGGCTGTGGTCCTGACTTTGGAAGACAGTCTGAAGAATGAGAAAGAG CTACGTTTTCCTGTTGAGATGAGACTCAAGGAATCGGAAGACATCCAGAAGCAGCTGGAAAACAGAATTTTAGAGGTGGAGAAGAAAAATCAGCAAACGcaagaggagaggaggaaggCTTTGGACACACTTGAGAAACAG GTGAGTGACCTGCAGCGCAGTTTAAAGGCCAGCCAAGCAGAGCAGCAGGATGCCCTGGAGAGAGCCGCTCGAGCTGTCGTTCTGGAGCAGAATGCCATACAGGAGAGCCTGCTTCAG ACCAAGCAAGCTGGTGAGGCTCAGGCTAAGTACGAGCGAGAGCTGATGCTTCATGCCGCAGATGTGGAAGTCCTCAAGGAGTTAAAGAAAGCATTGCACCAAGAGGCGGAACGGAAGAGAGAGATTGAAGAGCAACTGAACAAGTCCAACTCACTCTTAGAGGAAAAAACGACAGGCTGGACAACTTTGGAGAAGCAGCTGAAG GATGAATTGGCTCGTCAAAGTTTGCGTGGTGAAGAGCTAGGAAGGCAGAACGCTCTCCTGCACCAACAAATGGATGAAATGGCCGCAAGGAGTCGTCAACCGCAGCATCAGCTTGACTTTTCATTCGATGAGGAAGGGAAGACGCTTGAACAGATTCAAGAAATACTCAG GTTTGTACGGAAAGAGAAGGAGATTGCCGTGGCCCAAGGCGAGGCCTCTGAAGGCGAAGCTCTCCGCTATAAACAGCGAATGGAACACCAAAACCGGGAACTTAAGGAGCTTCAGGAAGCTCTGAACGCTGAGAGAGAGAAGCTGCAG GCCGCGACGAAGACCCTGGCTCAAAAAGAGGTTCAGCTGAACAACATGGGCGATGTCAACACTCTCCAAGAGACCAACAAGATGCTGAAAATGGACCGAGAGCAATTGGAACAGGAGCTACAGCAAGCACAGGCAAAA GTAAAGAAGCTGGAGTCCAACATTAGCCCCCTCCATGAGTCATTGCATCATCTCTCTGACAGAAACGGTTCCCTGCAGGCTGACAAAAGGTTGTTAGAAGAAGACATAAAACACTTGAAAGCCAAAGTACAG CAACTTGTTAGCCAGCAGAAAGATGGCGatgttcaagaaaaacaaaaagtcaccgCCGAGAGAGAAGCACAGCAGAAGCGTATCTCCCAGCTGGTTGAAGAGACAGCCAAGCTGAAGACTGAGCTGgccag ATCCAGCACCAGCACGAACTCGGCGCAGTCTCAAGCGAAAAGCCTGAGAGAGTCTGTGACCCGCCTAACAGCAGAGAGAGACGCACTGAAGAAAGAAGtgggaacaaaaaacaatgacattatTGAGAAAAACAAGACCATCTCGCAGGTGAAAAAGATCGGGCGCCGCTACAAGACGCAGTATGAAGAGCTCAAAGCCCAGCACGATAAG CTGGTCGAGGAGACTTCGGCTAAAACGCAAGGCGAAACAAGTCCGGTGCAGCAGGAGCTCACGAAAAGTCAAGAGGAACTCAACAAGGTCAAAGAGGAGCTTGCCTCATTGAAAGAGTCCATGCAGGAA GCCAAAAACTCCAAGCAAGAGCTTCAAAATACCCAAAAGGAAAACCAACAGACCAAGGAAAAGTTACAGGAGATCCAAAACCAGTTGACGCTGAACCAGAATCAGCTGACACAG ACTCAAGCCCAGTTGTCTCAAACCCAGACACAGTTGCAGCAGAGTCAGAAAGAGCTTCAACAAGCAAAGACCCTCACGCAGCAG ACACAGAACCAACTGAAATCGGCTCAATGTCAGGCTCAGGCCCGTCAAAGCCAGATTCAGCGGATGCAGAAGGAGCTCCTTCAGACTAAAGACACTCTGCAGCAAAACCTTACCAATCATAAAAAACTCCAGGAGACCCACCAGCAGGAGATAAACAATCTTAAAAGCTCTTTGAGCCAAGCAGAGAGTCAG GTGTCTCAGCTGCAAGGCCAGGTGGACACTCTGCATAAG ATGATGTCTGCTGAACAAGCAGAAAATAAGCGCCTTCAAGAACAGCTACAGGAAGTCAAGCAAGCCAATGAAGCTCTCATAGCGACGCAGACCATCCCGGACCAAAACTTGTCGATCCACGCCAGTGATGATCATCCCGCAACGGACGCAAATCAGCCATTCCAAGTGGAGCTTGAACGACTCCGACAGGAG CTGTCTGTAAGCAAGAACAAGGAAGAGAAGCTCAGACAACAGATGGCTGACAAAGAGATGAAGACTAAGAAAGCCTTTGTCGGAGCCAAGGCGAAAATCAACCAGCTGAATT cTGCAAAAGATAATCTGAGCAAAGAGGTTGAAGACCTCAAGCAGTGTAAGGAGGAACTGGAGGTGAGGATGAACGCCATGAAGTCACAGTATGAAGGAAGACTTCTGCGGCTTGACAGAGAACTGCGGGAGACTCAAACTCACTCCGAGCCCAGAGAGGAATCTCAGGACCAGACTGGGTCGAAG GTGGGTGATCAGAACAGATCTGGAGACCAGAGGCAGCTCTCTTTGAAGAGTCCAGCCCAGGATCGGAGCAG CTCGAGCCTGTCCGAACCGCCGACCGCCAATATCCGCCCCACCCCGAGTGCTCCATCTCCGAGCAACAAACCGAGCCCTTCACCTGCTAGCAAGTCAACGCCCCGTGCCAGTATCAGACCTATGGTTACCCCGGCAACCGTCCCCGTGCCAACGCCCACCGCCACCGTTATGCCAACCACACAGACTGAAAGCCAAGagg TGTTGATGACTACGGGAGCCGCTGCCCACACGGTCATCTCCAGTCTCAGCGCACCCGCATCCATAATGCAAACGAGCGGCACGCAGGCCACGGCATTTGTCCAGCCcactcagcagcagcagcaagcggCATCTCCGGATGTAGGCAGCAGCGTAGATACAGAACGGCCGTCGACATCCTCTGCCATCGGCGGAGCAC CGAGTTCAAAGCGAAGTAGAGAGGACGATCTTGAGGAAGATGACATCAAACCAGAGAGTTCCCAGGCCCATTCGACTGCCAAAAAGCTGCGACTGAGACAAACTCTTGGCCTGCAG ATGGAAGGTGATGAGGAGATAGAAGATCTACGGGAGGAAGATGAAAGACAAGATTCACCCGACAACAGTCAG GAGCTTCCAGACGATTTTCCTGTCATCCCCGATGATGACGACATAGAGGCGGAAGGCAT CGAAAGCCGTGAGAGCAGAGGAGAGAAACCGGAGACCACCggtgcggaggaggaggaggaggagggtgaagaagaagaaggggaggaggaagaggatgaggaggaggaggaggaggaggaggaggaagaggag TATAAGGCGGAGggggcagaggaggaggaagaagatgatgatgatgatgaggaggaggaaggcgaTGATGCAAGTAGCGCCGTTATGAAGAGAGAAGAGGAAAGCAGCGAGGAAGATGGCAATGCCGAAGAAGACGGAGAGCAGCCCACCGGCGCTGAGGAGGATCTTTCCCAGGGTGCCCCTGAGCCGTCCCGCGGCA GTGACGCCGGCAGCACCGGCGAGGCGGAAGCCCAGAGGGAGGCCGTGCACGTCCCCCCGACGTCCTCCCCGTCCACGCCCTCCCCTTCCACTTCTTCCCTTACGCTCCGCCTACCCCAACCCCGAAGGCCCCCGCACTCCCTCCCCCCACGACTATACATCCAACCCCCAGCTTCAGAGCTCGGCCCCCCTCATACGCAG AGACAGTCCTCCCAACTTCGACGACCATCAGTAGGTCGAGGACCACAGCTGACGCCAGGGATAGGCAGTATG CAACATTTCTTCGACGATGATGACAGGATGGTTCCAAGTACTCCGACTCTGGTCGTGCCCCACCGTACTGATGGCTTTGCTGAAGCTATCCA CTCTCCTCAGGTTGCAGGTCTGTCCACCAGGTTTAGATTTGGACCTCCCGAAGACCTGCTCCCTCAGACTACGGCATCGCACTCGGACCTGGGGCAGCTGGCCTCTCAAGGAG GTCTGGGCATGTACGAGTCCCCGCTGTTCCTGGCTGCTCATGATGAGGACGGAGGAGGAAGAAGCGTCCCCACGACCCCTTTGCAGGTGGCCGCACCCG TGACGGTCTTTACGGAGTCTCTGCCCTCAGACAGTGGCGACAACATGGCGTCCCAGTCTGTTCCCATGGTAACTGCCTCGACTGGGATGTCCACACCGGGCGACGATGGAGACGAGGTGTTCATGGAACAAGAAGAAGG TCCATCCGCCGAGGCTTCTTTGGACAGCCGCGCCGACATGGAGACTGCGGGACAGCAAAGTGAAGATGCGTCACTTCCGTCCACCAGTCAAGACGCAGACTCCTCCACAATTTTCAACACCTTGTGCA ACAGCGGCGGCGTCACTCAGAGGCGCGTGGTGACCACTCAACCTGTGATGAGCACCCCGCTAGGCAGAGGAAGCAGAGGAAGGGGCGAAGGACGCGTGCTGATCAGCCGCCGAG GGACACTTGGTCGATCAAGAGGAGGAGTGGGCAGAGGGAGCTCCATCTAA